From Nitratidesulfovibrio vulgaris str. Hildenborough, a single genomic window includes:
- a CDS encoding peroxiredoxin family protein, giving the protein MNDTIASSFRAIALLCLFLLASQSVAGHATPLEAGAPFPDITLQGQFTSPQKAMLGLEGDGPFRLSDVKARHVLIEVFSMYCPHCQREAPDMNRLSARIADMQPIGELALLGLGAGNTQTEVDLFRETYSVPFPLAIDPDLEMHKTLGEPGTPHFFLVSLRDRGKPVVLLSRTGRMSGVDDFIRELRTLCGSD; this is encoded by the coding sequence ATGAACGACACCATCGCATCCAGCTTCCGCGCCATCGCGCTCCTCTGCCTTTTCCTGCTTGCATCGCAATCCGTCGCGGGACACGCTACGCCCCTCGAAGCCGGTGCCCCCTTCCCGGACATCACGCTGCAAGGCCAGTTCACCTCCCCCCAGAAAGCCATGCTGGGGCTTGAGGGTGACGGCCCATTCAGGCTTTCGGACGTGAAGGCGCGTCACGTGCTCATCGAGGTCTTCAGCATGTACTGTCCGCATTGCCAGCGCGAAGCCCCGGACATGAACCGGCTGTCCGCGCGCATCGCCGACATGCAGCCCATAGGCGAACTCGCCCTGCTGGGCCTCGGGGCGGGCAACACCCAGACGGAGGTCGACCTCTTCCGCGAAACATACAGTGTGCCTTTTCCCCTCGCCATCGACCCAGACCTCGAAATGCACAAGACCCTGGGCGAACCCGGCACACCGCACTTCTTCCTCGTGTCATTGCGCGACCGCGGCAAGCCCGTGGTGCTGCTTTCGCGCACGGGCCGCATGTCCGGCGTCGACGACTTCATCAGGGAACTGCGTACGCTTTGCGGGAGCGACTGA
- a CDS encoding MucR family transcriptional regulator codes for MEDHLKQALEIVKAQASVRTMTEDEISSMVFKLANAIRSISDGEPAEQPEAEAAPVDASRALKEKSITCLECGKSFKIITRKHLMLHDLTPDTYREKYGYKKDMPLVCKALQRERRKKMKDMKLWEKRRKTV; via the coding sequence ATGGAAGACCATCTCAAACAGGCCCTGGAAATCGTAAAAGCCCAGGCCAGCGTTCGCACCATGACAGAAGACGAGATCAGTTCCATGGTCTTCAAACTCGCCAATGCCATACGGAGCATCTCCGACGGCGAACCAGCCGAGCAGCCGGAGGCTGAAGCGGCACCTGTCGATGCGTCGCGCGCACTGAAAGAGAAGTCCATCACCTGTCTCGAATGCGGCAAGAGCTTCAAGATTATCACCCGCAAGCACCTCATGCTGCACGACCTCACTCCTGACACGTACCGGGAGAAATACGGCTACAAGAAGGACATGCCCCTCGTTTGCAAGGCCCTGCAGCGTGAACGCCGCAAGAAGATGAAGGACATGAAACTGTGGGAGAAGCGGCGCAAGACCGTCTGA
- a CDS encoding ABC transporter permease subunit translates to MRRLLPMLPLAALLLPFAVGVMLTALQSLGIGVPAGSAQGGLSLYGWRTLLHGGAADSLLYGVRVAGLSAAISVVLGMVAAYGVWRLPRRWQWAGLLPRVPLILPHIAVAWLVVLVCARSGVLSSLSYALGMTAGQGDFPALLYGGDGWGMIIAYVWKETPFVMLLVVASLRRLDPRLVEMGRMLGGGRWRTFRAVVLPHVAPVLRVCLVILFLYALGAVEVPFVLGETRPVMPGIAAYNAFFHGDFAGRPAAMALLSALFVFGVGVVALYAFLEGRCLSGLLTGRVMGRAQDGRLPSDPMQDGYPSGRQQDWRHSGDLLSSACRWAAMRAASVPDVRGRRWSMGGQWPMARQVSLSRRFLSATGAEGASVPAAGQGGRMEPRASGGTLRTGHGLPHSRFRSQESVRPALVTAALVAVFVLPLLALVVQVAAPVWSWPDLWPRDFSPRTVLWLMDNGPVVMRHLAWSVWYALLTTGLCLVVCLLPARALAFGLVPSGPLVEGLLLSPALLPAMGFALGLYGVFVRSGLADTTVAVVLVLAVVSFPYMLRALMVGWQTVGPDYARCAANLGAGPLRTLLAVELPLLLPAVVAGGSVVFLVAFSDYFLVYLVGGGLVPSFTGFLFPVLQSGDRSLAALLTLVFMAVPVLLFVLVEGLTLYFMHRRGM, encoded by the coding sequence ATGCGACGCCTTCTGCCCATGCTCCCACTGGCCGCCCTGCTGCTGCCCTTCGCCGTAGGCGTCATGCTGACGGCGTTGCAGTCGTTGGGCATAGGGGTGCCCGCAGGTAGCGCTCAAGGGGGACTCTCGTTGTATGGCTGGCGCACCCTGCTGCACGGCGGGGCGGCGGATTCGCTGCTCTATGGCGTTCGTGTGGCGGGACTGTCTGCCGCCATCTCGGTGGTGCTGGGCATGGTGGCTGCCTATGGCGTGTGGAGGTTGCCCCGTCGCTGGCAGTGGGCAGGGCTTCTGCCGCGTGTGCCCCTCATCCTGCCGCACATCGCCGTGGCATGGCTGGTGGTGCTGGTGTGCGCCCGGTCCGGCGTGCTTTCGTCGCTGTCGTACGCGCTGGGGATGACAGCGGGGCAGGGCGACTTTCCGGCATTGCTCTACGGCGGTGACGGATGGGGCATGATCATCGCCTATGTCTGGAAGGAGACCCCCTTCGTCATGTTGCTGGTGGTCGCCTCGCTGCGGCGTCTCGACCCGCGCCTCGTGGAGATGGGCCGGATGCTGGGCGGCGGGCGCTGGCGAACCTTCCGTGCCGTGGTGTTGCCCCATGTGGCCCCGGTATTGCGCGTCTGTCTCGTCATACTCTTCCTCTACGCGCTGGGGGCCGTGGAGGTGCCCTTCGTCCTTGGCGAGACCCGGCCCGTCATGCCGGGCATAGCCGCCTACAACGCCTTCTTCCATGGTGACTTCGCAGGACGCCCCGCGGCCATGGCCCTGCTTTCGGCACTCTTCGTCTTCGGGGTGGGCGTCGTCGCCCTGTACGCCTTTCTTGAGGGGCGGTGTCTCTCCGGCCTGCTGACCGGGCGCGTCATGGGCCGTGCGCAGGACGGGCGGTTGCCGTCAGACCCGATGCAAGACGGGTATCCGTCCGGTCGGCAACAGGACTGGCGGCACTCCGGGGACCTGCTATCGTCCGCATGCCGATGGGCCGCCATGCGGGCCGCATCCGTGCCGGATGTCCGTGGGCGACGGTGGTCCATGGGGGGGCAGTGGCCCATGGCCCGTCAGGTGTCGTTGTCGAGGCGGTTTCTGTCTGCAACAGGGGCGGAGGGTGCTTCGGTTCCAGCGGCAGGGCAGGGCGGGAGGATGGAACCCCGCGCCAGCGGAGGGACGCTTCGCACAGGACATGGGCTGCCCCATTCCCGTTTCCGGTCGCAGGAAAGTGTGCGCCCCGCGCTGGTCACAGCCGCGCTGGTGGCCGTGTTCGTCCTGCCCCTGCTTGCCCTCGTGGTGCAGGTGGCGGCCCCGGTGTGGTCGTGGCCCGACCTGTGGCCCCGTGATTTCAGCCCGCGTACCGTCCTCTGGCTGATGGACAATGGGCCCGTAGTGATGCGACATCTCGCATGGTCGGTCTGGTATGCCCTGCTCACCACGGGGTTGTGCCTCGTGGTCTGTCTGCTGCCCGCCCGTGCGCTGGCCTTCGGCCTTGTGCCTTCCGGCCCGCTGGTAGAGGGACTGTTGCTGTCCCCGGCCCTGCTGCCCGCCATGGGCTTCGCCCTCGGACTGTACGGGGTCTTCGTCCGGTCGGGCCTTGCCGACACCACGGTGGCGGTGGTGCTCGTCCTTGCGGTGGTGTCGTTTCCGTATATGCTGCGGGCCCTCATGGTCGGCTGGCAGACCGTGGGGCCGGACTACGCCCGTTGCGCCGCCAATCTGGGGGCGGGGCCGTTGCGCACCCTGCTGGCCGTGGAACTGCCACTCCTGCTGCCCGCTGTGGTGGCGGGCGGGTCGGTGGTCTTTCTCGTGGCCTTCTCCGACTATTTTCTCGTCTACCTCGTGGGGGGCGGGCTGGTGCCCTCGTTCACCGGTTTCCTCTTTCCGGTGTTGCAGTCGGGAGACCGTTCACTGGCCGCGCTTCTGACACTCGTCTTCATGGCCGTGCCGGTGTTGCTCTTCGTCCTCGTCGAGGGGCTGACACTGTATTTCATGCACAGGCGCGGGATGTAG
- a CDS encoding methyl-accepting chemotaxis protein, with protein sequence MLKECSIKWKVLGVALVGPLVVAAIMAWQRVGDIREGADEAILEKSRAIVLMAEATRNEMARKLEIGLMKPFDQLPPDKVLDAVPVVTAMRMAGQNAKEAGYEFRVPKVRPRNPANTPTELELKVLKQLEEKNLPELVIYEKDKIRYFRPIRLTSECLYCHGDPAGERDVMGGTKEGWKVGEMHGAFEVISSLEKAHERTAMAQVSVAGWTAGILAVLGVVAWTLLRTGIITPLERIRGFASTVASGKLDARPEGEFYAELGEVKGAIETMVDNLKVKMGEAESHGREAAAEARRAEEALAVARQQEERVSSLLGQMQQVAKQAVGIAQQVSMAAEALAAQVDQVSAGAEQQSARTAETATAMEEMNATVLEVARSSSSSATSADQARNQALQGEKVVTEAVNAIREVHTQAQELQGAMSTLGRQTEDISRIMDVISDIADQTNLLALNAAIEAARAGEAGRGFAVVADEVRKLAEKTMTATKEVGSAIQTIQTGARGNMQGMEKAALAVERATTLAHESGEALKRIVSLSEENSDQVRSIATAAEQQSATSEEINRAVEDVSRIASETADGMTQAASAVTRLAQLARELEGLIEKLEVAGRA encoded by the coding sequence ATGCTCAAGGAATGCAGCATCAAATGGAAGGTTCTGGGGGTCGCGCTGGTGGGGCCGCTTGTAGTGGCGGCCATCATGGCGTGGCAGCGCGTCGGCGACATCCGCGAAGGGGCCGACGAGGCCATTCTCGAAAAGAGTCGGGCCATCGTGCTCATGGCCGAGGCCACACGAAACGAGATGGCACGCAAGCTTGAGATAGGGCTCATGAAGCCCTTCGACCAGTTGCCGCCCGACAAGGTTCTCGACGCCGTGCCCGTGGTGACCGCCATGCGTATGGCCGGACAGAATGCCAAGGAGGCGGGCTACGAATTCAGGGTGCCCAAGGTGCGCCCCCGCAATCCGGCGAACACACCGACGGAACTCGAACTCAAGGTGCTGAAGCAGCTAGAGGAGAAGAATCTGCCGGAGCTCGTCATCTACGAGAAAGACAAGATACGCTATTTCAGACCCATACGTCTCACTTCGGAATGCCTCTACTGCCATGGCGACCCGGCGGGGGAACGCGATGTCATGGGCGGCACGAAGGAAGGTTGGAAGGTCGGCGAGATGCACGGTGCCTTCGAGGTGATCAGCTCGCTTGAGAAGGCGCATGAACGCACCGCCATGGCGCAGGTGAGCGTCGCCGGATGGACGGCTGGCATTCTGGCCGTACTGGGCGTCGTGGCCTGGACGCTGCTTCGTACCGGCATCATCACTCCTCTTGAACGCATCCGCGGTTTTGCTTCCACGGTCGCGTCAGGCAAGCTTGACGCCCGTCCTGAAGGCGAGTTCTATGCTGAACTCGGCGAGGTGAAGGGTGCCATAGAGACCATGGTCGACAACCTCAAGGTGAAGATGGGCGAGGCCGAGTCGCATGGACGCGAAGCGGCCGCCGAAGCCCGTCGCGCTGAAGAGGCCCTTGCCGTGGCGCGACAGCAGGAGGAGCGTGTCTCGAGCCTTCTCGGGCAGATGCAGCAGGTGGCAAAGCAGGCTGTGGGCATCGCCCAGCAGGTGTCCATGGCCGCCGAGGCCCTCGCCGCGCAGGTCGATCAGGTGTCAGCCGGGGCGGAACAGCAGAGTGCGCGTACCGCCGAGACGGCTACCGCCATGGAAGAGATGAACGCCACGGTTCTCGAGGTCGCCCGCAGTTCGTCAAGTTCTGCCACCAGTGCCGATCAGGCGCGGAATCAGGCATTGCAGGGCGAGAAGGTCGTCACCGAGGCCGTGAACGCCATCCGCGAGGTGCATACGCAGGCGCAGGAACTGCAAGGCGCCATGTCCACCCTCGGCAGGCAGACCGAAGACATCAGCCGTATCATGGATGTCATCTCCGACATCGCCGACCAGACCAACCTGCTGGCGCTCAACGCCGCCATCGAGGCGGCGCGTGCGGGTGAGGCAGGACGCGGTTTCGCGGTGGTCGCTGACGAGGTGCGCAAGCTGGCCGAAAAGACCATGACCGCCACCAAGGAAGTGGGCTCGGCCATCCAGACGATCCAGACGGGGGCGCGAGGCAACATGCAGGGCATGGAGAAGGCCGCGCTGGCTGTGGAGCGTGCCACTACGCTGGCCCATGAGTCGGGCGAGGCGCTCAAGCGCATCGTCTCGCTGTCGGAGGAGAACTCCGATCAGGTCCGTTCCATCGCCACGGCGGCGGAGCAGCAGTCGGCGACGAGCGAGGAGATCAACCGGGCTGTCGAGGATGTGAGCCGTATCGCATCGGAGACGGCAGACGGCATGACGCAGGCCGCTTCTGCGGTGACCCGCCTTGCCCAACTGGCCCGTGAACTGGAAGGACTCATCGAGAAGCTTGAGGTGGCAGGCAGGGCCTAG
- a CDS encoding SAM-dependent methyltransferase: MPQYTVYLAPAGYEQDLIDELGPRVIDVRGRLVRASGGPRHAAWAQNIWLDPVEMRIGSIGDAATRLKGIQRNWFLHAVDHHRRAALIAGKLPHVSARPHVFGTPAPTAPLGSWTLWEHDLVIASARCSSPFPDGEVHFVENRIDPPTRAYLKLWETFTRLGVQPAPGELCLDMGSCPGGWTWVLAGLGARVFSVDKADIAPHIAAMPNVNFCTGSAFGLDPQHAGAVDWFFSDVICYPDRLLATVQRWLERGQCRNFVCTLKFQATTDHATAAAFAAIPGSQLFHLAHNKHELTWVLLRDKA; this comes from the coding sequence ATGCCGCAGTACACCGTCTATCTCGCCCCCGCAGGCTACGAACAGGACCTCATCGACGAACTGGGCCCGCGTGTCATCGACGTGCGGGGCAGGCTCGTACGGGCCTCGGGCGGCCCGCGCCACGCAGCGTGGGCGCAGAACATCTGGCTCGACCCGGTGGAGATGCGCATAGGTTCCATCGGCGATGCGGCGACACGGCTCAAGGGCATCCAGCGCAACTGGTTCCTGCACGCCGTCGACCACCACCGCCGCGCCGCCCTCATCGCCGGGAAGCTGCCGCATGTGAGTGCCAGACCCCATGTCTTCGGCACACCGGCCCCCACCGCCCCGCTGGGTTCGTGGACGTTGTGGGAGCATGACCTTGTCATCGCCTCGGCGCGGTGTTCATCGCCCTTCCCCGACGGCGAGGTGCACTTCGTGGAGAACCGCATCGACCCGCCCACCCGCGCCTACCTCAAACTGTGGGAGACCTTCACCAGACTCGGCGTACAGCCCGCCCCCGGTGAGCTGTGCCTCGACATGGGCAGTTGTCCCGGCGGGTGGACATGGGTTCTCGCCGGACTTGGGGCGCGCGTCTTCAGCGTCGACAAGGCGGACATCGCACCGCACATCGCCGCCATGCCCAACGTGAACTTCTGCACCGGCAGCGCGTTCGGTCTCGACCCGCAGCACGCCGGGGCCGTGGACTGGTTCTTCTCCGACGTCATCTGCTACCCCGACAGGCTTCTCGCCACCGTGCAACGCTGGCTCGAGCGCGGGCAATGCCGCAACTTCGTCTGCACGCTCAAGTTCCAGGCGACCACCGACCACGCCACCGCAGCGGCCTTCGCCGCCATACCGGGGTCGCAACTCTTCCACCTTGCCCACAACAAGCACGAACTGACATGGGTGCTCCTGCGCGACAAGGCGTGA
- a CDS encoding peroxiredoxin yields the protein MTTGVLWVVLFACLAACAPARNGQATSSVTAATATRQTTVQGGAQAALQNAPVIRPGDEAPDFDLPAVDGTRLRLASFRGHKAVVLSFVPAAFTPVCSSQWAGYGMLKPRFEALGAIVVGIAADNVPSLAAWTREMGTDAAGHPSPLWFPVVSDFWPHGAVTMRYGLLRPEGIAERALVLIDKAGVVRLVEVSDIDKRPPLDNLFKALERLAAGN from the coding sequence ATGACGACAGGTGTGCTGTGGGTCGTCCTGTTTGCCTGCCTTGCGGCATGTGCCCCGGCGAGGAACGGGCAGGCGACGTCATCCGTTACCGCCGCCACTGCAACCCGCCAGACTACCGTACAGGGTGGCGCACAGGCTGCGCTGCAGAACGCCCCCGTCATCCGCCCCGGCGATGAAGCCCCCGACTTCGACCTGCCCGCCGTGGACGGCACCCGACTTCGACTGGCTTCGTTCAGGGGACACAAGGCCGTCGTGCTCTCTTTCGTCCCCGCCGCCTTCACCCCGGTGTGCTCGTCCCAGTGGGCGGGTTATGGCATGTTGAAGCCGCGTTTCGAGGCACTCGGGGCGATTGTGGTGGGCATCGCCGCAGACAATGTACCGTCTCTCGCCGCATGGACACGCGAAATGGGAACGGATGCCGCCGGGCATCCCTCTCCGCTATGGTTCCCCGTCGTTTCGGATTTCTGGCCCCATGGTGCCGTGACCATGCGCTATGGTCTTCTCAGGCCCGAGGGCATCGCGGAACGTGCCCTCGTGCTCATCGACAAGGCTGGCGTCGTTCGCCTCGTGGAAGTGAGCGACATCGACAAGCGCCCCCCTCTGGACAATCTCTTCAAGGCACTGGAACGACTCGCAGCCGGAAACTGA
- a CDS encoding MucR family transcriptional regulator produces the protein MDDLLKEALGIVKAQASVRTMTEDDMLAMVHRLAEGIRNISAGITPEAEDEQVAIDPRKAIKEKSITCVECGKVFKLISKKHLATHGLTPETYREKCGYKKGTPLVCKGLQRERRKKMKDMKLWERRA, from the coding sequence ATGGATGATCTGTTGAAAGAGGCCTTGGGCATTGTCAAGGCGCAGGCCAGCGTTCGCACCATGACCGAAGATGATATGCTTGCCATGGTGCATCGGCTTGCCGAAGGCATCCGCAACATCAGCGCGGGCATTACCCCCGAAGCGGAAGATGAGCAGGTCGCCATCGACCCTCGCAAGGCCATCAAGGAAAAGTCCATCACCTGTGTCGAATGCGGCAAGGTGTTCAAGCTTATTAGCAAAAAGCATCTTGCAACCCATGGTCTGACTCCGGAGACCTACCGCGAGAAGTGCGGTTACAAGAAGGGTACGCCGCTGGTATGCAAGGGCTTGCAGCGCGAGCGCCGCAAAAAGATGAAAGATATGAAGCTTTGGGAGCGGCGGGCCTGA
- a CDS encoding DMT family transporter has product MTSHTLTQGGRTTATIALLLAMLLWSSSFIAMKIALTGFDPMVMIFGRMAIASVIFIAVWRRNFSGVRYRAGDWKLLGFMTMCEPCLYFVFEAYALEYTSASQAGMIVAMMPLSVAVAARFVLKEHMARSAWAGFCLAIAGVVWLSLGGQVTENAPNPMLGNALEVCAMLTATGYVISAKRLSSTYPPLFITAVQSLAGFVFFLPVLALPGVTLPTSLPLTPTLAVLYLGVCITLGAYGLYNYGVSRLPAGQAASYINLIPVLTLIMGRVVLGDELSPSQYLASLLVLAGVVLSQRRAAA; this is encoded by the coding sequence ATGACATCGCACACGCTCACGCAGGGCGGTCGCACCACGGCGACCATAGCCCTCCTGCTCGCCATGCTTCTGTGGAGCAGTTCGTTCATCGCCATGAAGATCGCCCTCACGGGCTTCGATCCCATGGTCATGATCTTCGGTCGCATGGCCATCGCCTCGGTCATCTTCATCGCCGTGTGGCGACGCAACTTCTCGGGAGTGCGCTATCGTGCCGGAGACTGGAAGCTCCTCGGCTTCATGACGATGTGCGAGCCGTGCCTCTATTTCGTCTTCGAGGCCTACGCGCTGGAGTACACCTCGGCCTCTCAGGCGGGCATGATCGTGGCCATGATGCCCCTCAGTGTCGCCGTGGCCGCCCGGTTCGTCCTCAAGGAGCATATGGCCCGCAGTGCATGGGCCGGGTTCTGCCTTGCCATCGCAGGGGTCGTCTGGCTCAGCCTCGGCGGTCAGGTGACGGAGAACGCCCCCAACCCCATGCTCGGCAATGCGCTCGAAGTCTGCGCCATGCTCACGGCCACCGGGTATGTCATCAGCGCCAAGCGCCTCTCCTCCACCTATCCACCCCTGTTCATTACGGCTGTCCAGTCACTGGCGGGTTTCGTCTTCTTCCTGCCCGTTCTCGCCCTGCCGGGGGTCACTCTGCCGACAAGCCTACCCCTGACGCCTACCCTTGCCGTCCTCTATCTCGGCGTATGCATCACGCTGGGCGCATACGGTCTATACAACTACGGGGTCAGCAGGCTGCCCGCGGGACAGGCCGCTTCGTACATCAACCTCATCCCCGTCCTCACCCTGATCATGGGGCGCGTGGTGCTTGGTGATGAACTCAGCCCGAGCCAGTATCTCGCATCATTGCTCGTACTCGCGGGCGTGGTGCTCAGCCAGCGGCGGGCTGCGGCCTGA
- a CDS encoding DMT family transporter: protein MTDQGRAYMYGAATVGIWSTVATAFKLALRHLDPLQLLLVATIVSLLVLLTVLAWQGRLRELGSVCRADLARSALLGALNPFLYYVVLFEAYRLLPAQVAQPVNYTWAITLTLLSVPLLGHRVTRGELLAVLVSYAGVVCIATRGDLATLAEGNLHGVALALASTVIWALYWIANTRSALEPVLGLTLGFAFGLPWVLGATLAFSSLPLSGEALRGLPAAAYVGAFEMGVSFIFWLKAMKLTSSAARIGNLIFFSPFLSLVLISLVLGERILPTTLLGLACIVLGNLLQQRASRR, encoded by the coding sequence ATGACGGATCAGGGCAGGGCGTACATGTACGGGGCCGCCACGGTGGGCATATGGTCGACGGTGGCCACGGCCTTCAAGCTGGCGTTGCGCCACCTCGACCCGTTGCAGCTTCTACTGGTGGCCACCATCGTCTCGTTGCTGGTGCTGCTGACCGTGCTGGCGTGGCAGGGGCGGTTGCGTGAACTCGGTTCCGTGTGCCGCGCCGACCTCGCCCGGAGCGCACTGCTTGGTGCGCTGAACCCGTTCCTCTACTATGTGGTGCTGTTCGAAGCCTACAGGCTGCTGCCCGCACAGGTGGCGCAGCCGGTCAACTACACGTGGGCCATCACCCTCACGTTGCTCTCTGTGCCGCTGCTGGGCCATCGCGTCACCCGTGGTGAACTCCTCGCCGTGCTGGTGAGTTATGCCGGGGTGGTGTGCATCGCCACCCGTGGCGACCTCGCCACCCTCGCCGAGGGCAATCTGCATGGCGTGGCCCTGGCACTGGCGAGTACGGTCATATGGGCACTGTACTGGATAGCCAACACCCGTTCTGCCCTTGAACCCGTTCTGGGGCTCACGCTGGGTTTCGCCTTCGGGCTGCCATGGGTGCTTGGGGCGACCTTGGCCTTCTCGTCGCTGCCCCTCTCGGGAGAGGCGCTGCGCGGGTTGCCCGCTGCCGCCTACGTGGGGGCCTTCGAGATGGGCGTGTCGTTCATCTTCTGGCTGAAGGCCATGAAGCTGACATCTTCGGCGGCGCGCATCGGCAACCTCATCTTCTTCTCGCCCTTCCTTTCGCTGGTGCTCATCAGCCTTGTGCTTGGCGAGCGCATCCTGCCGACGACGCTGCTTGGCCTTGCCTGCATCGTCCTTGGCAACCTGTTGCAGCAACGCGCGTCGCGTCGGTAG
- a CDS encoding VOC family protein: MPRYTGFNHIALVTGDMDATVRFWRDLLGLPLVAGLGHAGYRQYFFAVSSVDTVAFFEWDGVTPVAEKDHGAPQRGPVAFDHIALGVASDDDLWDIKARLEGAGFWCSEPVDHGFIHSIYSFDPNGIAIEFSTQVSGVDVRSRPRMTDSAPVPSALEGPAPRPAAWPAPAPVVPQDERRTYPGEGHDFLYAKRNAWEKTS; the protein is encoded by the coding sequence ATGCCCCGCTATACAGGATTCAACCACATCGCGCTCGTGACCGGCGACATGGATGCCACGGTGCGCTTCTGGCGCGACCTTCTCGGGCTGCCCCTCGTGGCCGGGCTGGGACACGCCGGGTACAGGCAGTACTTCTTCGCCGTATCTTCTGTGGATACGGTGGCGTTCTTCGAATGGGACGGCGTGACCCCTGTCGCAGAAAAGGACCACGGCGCACCCCAGCGCGGGCCCGTAGCCTTCGACCATATTGCACTGGGTGTGGCGAGTGACGACGACCTGTGGGACATCAAGGCACGACTTGAAGGTGCGGGCTTCTGGTGTTCCGAACCTGTCGACCATGGTTTCATCCACTCCATCTACAGTTTCGACCCCAACGGTATCGCCATCGAATTCAGCACGCAGGTCTCCGGGGTGGATGTCCGCAGCCGTCCCCGCATGACAGATTCGGCCCCGGTGCCTTCGGCGCTTGAAGGCCCGGCCCCGCGCCCCGCAGCATGGCCTGCGCCTGCCCCCGTCGTCCCGCAAGATGAGCGTCGCACCTACCCCGGCGAAGGACACGACTTTCTCTACGCCAAACGTAACGCCTGGGAGAAGACCTCATAA